A window from Bordetella petrii encodes these proteins:
- a CDS encoding branched-chain amino acid ABC transporter substrate-binding protein, with translation MKLLHRVTPVAMAFGALLLAGAAQAADTIKIGIPQPMTGPNTQYGTQIQAGALTAIETINAQGGVKGKKLEPILIDDGCEPKQAVPAANRVVNSGAKFAVAHACSGVTVPAVNVYEQEGIVAITPGATSPLVTDTTKPHFFFRTIGRDDQQGPFAARYIANTLKPKKVAVLHDKQTYGSGVATQVKETLEKNKVNVVMFEGINVGDSDYSAVITKLKSEGVDLVYFGGYHPELGLLLRQSREQGLDVQFMGPEGTANQDLVAIAGPAIEGLLVTLPSDFTKLPGNEGIVKAFHDAKRDPDGAFQMPAYAAVQILAKSIEAVGEDPVKVADYMHKTTFDTAIGKVEYDAKGDLKDFEFAVFKWDKNGKKTQL, from the coding sequence ATGAAGCTTCTGCACCGCGTTACCCCTGTCGCCATGGCATTTGGGGCGCTGCTCCTGGCTGGCGCCGCCCAGGCAGCCGACACCATCAAGATTGGCATCCCCCAGCCCATGACCGGGCCCAACACCCAATATGGCACGCAGATCCAGGCAGGTGCGCTGACCGCCATCGAAACCATCAACGCCCAGGGCGGCGTCAAGGGCAAGAAGCTCGAGCCCATCCTCATCGATGACGGCTGCGAACCCAAGCAGGCCGTGCCCGCCGCCAACCGCGTGGTCAATTCGGGCGCCAAGTTCGCCGTGGCCCATGCCTGCTCGGGCGTTACCGTGCCGGCCGTCAACGTGTACGAACAGGAAGGCATCGTCGCCATTACCCCGGGCGCGACTTCGCCGCTGGTTACCGACACCACCAAGCCGCACTTCTTCTTCCGCACCATCGGCCGCGACGACCAGCAGGGCCCGTTCGCCGCGCGCTATATCGCCAACACCCTCAAGCCCAAGAAAGTGGCCGTGCTGCACGACAAGCAGACCTACGGCTCGGGCGTGGCCACGCAAGTAAAAGAAACGCTGGAAAAGAACAAAGTCAACGTGGTGATGTTCGAAGGCATCAACGTCGGCGACAGCGATTATTCGGCCGTGATCACCAAGCTGAAGTCCGAGGGCGTGGACCTAGTCTATTTCGGCGGCTACCACCCCGAACTGGGCCTGCTGCTGCGCCAGTCGCGCGAACAGGGCCTGGACGTGCAGTTCATGGGCCCCGAAGGCACCGCCAACCAGGACCTGGTCGCCATTGCCGGCCCCGCCATCGAAGGCCTGCTGGTGACGCTGCCTTCCGACTTCACCAAGCTGCCTGGCAATGAAGGCATCGTGAAGGCGTTCCACGACGCCAAGCGCGATCCCGACGGCGCCTTCCAGATGCCCGCCTACGCGGCGGTGCAGATCCTGGCCAAGAGCATCGAAGCCGTGGGCGAAGACCCCGTCAAGGTGGCCGACTACATGCACAAGACCACTTTCGACACGGCCATCGGCAAGGTCGAATACGATGCCAAGGGCGACCTGAAGGACTTCGAATTCGCCGTCTTCAAGTGGGACAAGAACGGCAAGAAGACCCAGCTGTAA
- a CDS encoding ABC transporter ATP-binding protein, whose protein sequence is MLKLDNIHTYYGAIQALNGVSVEVNQGEIVTLIGANGAGKTTLLMTVCGNPRAREGTITFEGEDITRKDTHHIMRSGIAISPEGRRVFKDLTVAENLMMGGFFAGREAIQAGLEHVYTLFPRLKERAAQRAGTMSGGEQQMLAIGRALMTQPKLLLLDEPTLGLAPLIIAQIFDIIRTIREQGVTVFLVEQNANKALQVADRGYVLENGKVVLQDTGANLLVNDDVRKAYLGG, encoded by the coding sequence ATGCTGAAGCTGGACAATATCCATACCTATTACGGCGCCATCCAGGCCCTGAACGGGGTGTCGGTCGAGGTCAACCAGGGCGAGATCGTTACCCTGATCGGCGCCAACGGCGCCGGCAAGACCACGCTGCTGATGACCGTCTGCGGCAACCCGCGGGCGCGCGAAGGCACCATCACCTTCGAGGGCGAGGACATCACCCGCAAAGACACTCACCACATCATGCGGTCCGGCATCGCCATTTCGCCCGAAGGGCGGCGCGTGTTCAAGGACCTGACCGTGGCCGAGAACCTGATGATGGGGGGCTTTTTCGCCGGCCGCGAGGCCATCCAGGCGGGGCTGGAACACGTCTACACGCTGTTTCCGCGCTTGAAAGAGCGCGCCGCGCAGCGCGCGGGCACCATGTCGGGCGGCGAGCAGCAGATGCTGGCGATCGGCCGCGCGCTGATGACGCAGCCCAAGCTGCTGCTGCTGGACGAGCCGACCCTGGGCCTGGCGCCGCTGATCATTGCGCAGATCTTCGACATCATCCGCACGATCCGCGAGCAGGGCGTCACGGTGTTCCTGGTCGAGCAGAACGCCAACAAGGCGCTGCAGGTGGCCGACCGGGGGTACGTGCTGGAGAACGGCAAGGTGGTGCTGCAGGATACGGGCGCCAACCTGCTCGTCAACGACGACGTGCGCAAGGCCTACCTGGGCGGCTGA
- the livG gene encoding high-affinity branched-chain amino acid ABC transporter ATP-binding protein LivG, translating into MSEALLKVSGLTMRFGGLLAVDSVGFEVQRDEVFAIIGPNGAGKTTVFNCVGGFYKPTAGEIVMDGKPITGLPSHKVARHGLVRTFQNVRLFKQLTVLENLLVAQHTQVESRLLPGLLKLKGYRQSEAEALTRAAQWLDFMGLRQYANREAGNLAYGHQRRLEIARCMITKPRLLMLDEPAAGLNPQEKRDLQQLIDQLRREFGVAVLLIEHDMSLIMGISDRILVMEHGKPITTGTPEQVRSDERVIKAYLGEE; encoded by the coding sequence ATGAGCGAAGCACTATTGAAAGTATCCGGGCTGACCATGCGCTTCGGCGGCCTGCTGGCCGTCGACAGCGTGGGCTTCGAAGTGCAGCGCGACGAAGTGTTCGCCATTATCGGCCCCAACGGCGCGGGCAAGACCACGGTGTTCAATTGCGTGGGCGGCTTCTACAAGCCCACCGCCGGCGAGATCGTCATGGACGGCAAGCCGATCACCGGCCTGCCCAGCCATAAAGTGGCGCGCCACGGCCTGGTGCGCACCTTCCAGAACGTGCGCCTGTTCAAGCAGCTGACCGTGCTGGAAAACCTGCTGGTGGCCCAGCACACCCAGGTGGAATCGCGCCTGTTGCCAGGCCTGCTGAAGCTGAAAGGGTACCGGCAGTCCGAGGCCGAGGCCCTGACGCGCGCGGCGCAATGGCTGGATTTCATGGGCCTGCGCCAGTATGCCAACCGCGAGGCGGGCAACCTGGCCTACGGGCACCAGCGGCGGCTGGAGATTGCGCGCTGCATGATCACCAAGCCGCGCCTGCTGATGCTGGACGAGCCGGCGGCCGGCCTGAACCCGCAGGAAAAGCGCGACCTGCAGCAGCTGATCGACCAGCTGCGCCGCGAGTTCGGCGTGGCGGTGCTGCTGATCGAACACGACATGAGCCTGATCATGGGGATATCCGACCGGATCCTGGTCATGGAGCACGGCAAGCCCATTACCACCGGCACACCCGAACAGGTGCGCAGCGACGAGCGCGTCATCAAAGCGTACCTGGGGGAAGAATGA
- a CDS encoding high-affinity branched-chain amino acid ABC transporter permease LivM, translating into MANNTLKNATMAAVLTAVIVTPVFGLQLVRQGARTNMETHWDLVALAAAVVFVFQLLRPWLARPFRQLKTSIPMLPSAPAKGNKWIIALLILAAVIWPFFSGRSSVDIATLVLIYVMLGLGLNIVVGFAGLLDLGFVGFYAVGAYTYALLYHWGGWGFWEALPFAGAMSALFGFILGFPVLRLRGDYLAIVTLGFGEIIRLLLINLNFMTGGPDGISGIPKPSVFGMEMARRSSVEGTRTFHEIMGWTFDNQHMVNYLYLMALALALVTLFVSTRLIRMPVGRAWEALREDEIACRSLGLNPTRIKLSAFTLGAMFAGFGGAFFAARQGMVNPESFTFIESALILAIVVLGGMGSQVGVILAAILLTVLPEVAREFAEYRMLIFGLVMVLMMMWRPQGLLPMKRPHVELAK; encoded by the coding sequence ATGGCCAACAACACCCTTAAAAACGCCACGATGGCGGCCGTGCTGACGGCCGTCATTGTTACGCCGGTGTTCGGGCTGCAGCTGGTTCGCCAGGGCGCCCGCACCAATATGGAAACCCACTGGGACCTGGTGGCCCTGGCCGCCGCAGTGGTGTTCGTGTTCCAGCTGCTGCGCCCCTGGCTGGCGCGGCCTTTCCGGCAATTGAAGACCAGCATTCCGATGCTGCCCTCGGCCCCCGCCAAGGGCAACAAGTGGATCATCGCGCTGCTGATCCTGGCCGCGGTGATCTGGCCGTTTTTCAGCGGCCGCAGCTCGGTCGACATTGCCACGCTGGTGCTCATCTATGTGATGCTGGGCCTGGGCCTGAACATCGTGGTGGGCTTCGCAGGCCTGCTCGACCTGGGCTTCGTGGGCTTCTACGCGGTGGGCGCCTACACCTATGCGCTGCTGTACCACTGGGGCGGCTGGGGCTTCTGGGAAGCGCTGCCGTTCGCCGGCGCCATGTCGGCGCTGTTCGGGTTCATTCTGGGCTTTCCGGTGCTGCGCCTGCGCGGCGACTACCTGGCCATTGTCACGCTGGGTTTCGGCGAAATCATCCGCCTGCTGCTCATCAACCTGAACTTCATGACCGGCGGCCCCGACGGCATCTCGGGCATTCCCAAGCCCAGCGTGTTCGGCATGGAAATGGCGCGGCGTTCCAGTGTGGAAGGCACCCGCACGTTTCACGAGATCATGGGCTGGACGTTCGACAACCAGCATATGGTCAACTACCTGTACCTGATGGCCCTGGCCCTGGCCCTGGTGACCCTGTTCGTGTCCACGCGCCTGATCCGCATGCCGGTGGGCCGCGCCTGGGAAGCGCTGCGCGAAGACGAAATCGCCTGCCGCTCGCTGGGCCTGAACCCCACCCGCATCAAGCTGTCGGCCTTCACGCTGGGCGCCATGTTCGCGGGCTTCGGCGGCGCGTTCTTCGCCGCGCGCCAGGGCATGGTCAACCCCGAATCGTTCACCTTCATCGAATCGGCCCTGATCCTGGCCATCGTGGTGCTGGGCGGCATGGGCTCGCAGGTGGGCGTGATCCTGGCCGCCATTCTGCTGACCGTGCTGCCCGAGGTGGCGCGCGAGTTCGCCGAATACCGCATGCTGATATTCGGCCTGGTGATGGTGTTGATGATGATGTGGCGTCCACAGGGGCTGCTGCCCATGAAGCGTCCCCACGTGGAGCTGGCCAAATGA
- the livH gene encoding high-affinity branched-chain amino acid ABC transporter permease LivH: MSDLIPQLTQQVFNGLSLGAIYALIAIGYTMVYGIIGMINFAHGEIYMIGAYVGLVTLTAIGTNSGLPLPFVIAAMLLVAIVVTGVYGFSVERVAYRPVRGSQRLVALISAIGMSIFLQNWVALGQGARDMAVPSLISGSVQFNMGSQFDVTLPYSRIMIIVVTVLLMIALSLFIKYSRMGRASRACSQDMHMANLLGIDTNRVISFTFVLGAMLAAVGGVLIAITIGKLNPFIGFLAGIKAFTAAVLGGIGSIPGAMLGGVLLGLAETLAAAYISSQYKDIVAFALLVLILLFRPTGLLGKPEVEKV, translated from the coding sequence ATGTCAGACCTTATCCCCCAACTTACCCAGCAGGTCTTCAACGGCCTTTCGCTGGGCGCGATCTACGCGCTGATTGCCATCGGCTACACAATGGTCTACGGCATCATCGGTATGATCAACTTCGCCCACGGCGAGATCTACATGATCGGCGCCTACGTGGGCCTGGTCACCCTGACCGCCATCGGCACCAACAGCGGCCTGCCGCTGCCTTTCGTGATCGCGGCCATGCTGCTGGTGGCCATTGTCGTGACCGGCGTGTACGGTTTCAGCGTCGAACGCGTGGCCTACCGGCCGGTGCGCGGCAGCCAGCGGCTGGTGGCGCTGATCTCGGCCATCGGCATGTCCATCTTCCTGCAGAACTGGGTTGCGCTGGGGCAGGGCGCGCGCGACATGGCCGTGCCCTCGCTGATCTCGGGCTCGGTGCAGTTCAACATGGGCTCGCAGTTCGATGTCACGCTGCCGTATTCCCGCATCATGATCATCGTGGTCACGGTGCTGCTGATGATCGCGCTGTCGCTGTTCATCAAGTATTCGCGCATGGGCCGCGCCTCGCGCGCCTGCTCGCAAGACATGCACATGGCCAACCTGCTTGGCATCGACACCAACCGGGTCATCTCTTTCACCTTCGTGCTGGGCGCCATGCTGGCGGCCGTGGGCGGTGTGCTCATTGCCATCACCATCGGCAAGCTCAATCCGTTCATCGGCTTTCTGGCGGGCATCAAGGCCTTTACCGCCGCCGTGCTGGGCGGCATCGGCAGCATCCCCGGCGCCATGCTGGGCGGCGTGCTGCTGGGCCTGGCCGAGACGCTGGCCGCGGCCTATATCTCGTCCCAGTACAAAGACATCGTGGCCTTCGCGCTGCTGGTGCTGATCCTGCTGTTCCGCCCCACCGGGCTGCTCGGCAAACCTGAGGTGGAAAAAGTCTGA